AACTCtgatgaaaaacgaaattgagcgagtaacttcggctgtcacgtcATCGGATACTCGAAAGCAGAATTCTGTCGCTCATTAGACacgtatatacacacacatccaatcagttgttgtttaAACGGCAACAAAGTAACATAAGCATAGACTGTGTTGATTtatttcgtatatcaccaacacaaactCCATTTGTTCATAAACAAAACCGCTGTCATGCCCCATGtaacgtcagccaatcagctgattctatcaaattcgggtgtttgggtgtttgaacgagctcctcctcctattagtggcgtgcgtcttgatgttgttccacaaatggatggacctatagtttcaagccgactccgaacggcagatttcttttgattggtttttttttttaactgaggggctttttcacggcagaaatacactcggaggtttgacatatcctaccgaggggcgaccgttattagaaaaaacctttctcttaattttgatctttcaccgagattcgaacctacgttctctctgaattccgaatggtggtcacgcaccaacccatttggctacggcggccgttgatttgctgacgtatAAACTGAATTGTggtggtgatatacgaaaaaaatcaggaACAACCATTACGTAGTTGCCGTGTACACAACGGCTGATCGgacaagtgtgtgaatacgtgtggaATGAGCGGGCACAATTCTGCTACCGAATCCCCTATGACTTGTCAGTAGAAGTTACTCTCATAAATTTGATTCGGATTTTTGCGAACGAGTTTTCTCGTCTTCATGTATTTTATGTTCACATATCTTTGCGGAAAGAACTGATTCAAGACACTTTCCTTccatcattaaaaaataaccgCGGGATGTACGGCAAATAGTGCAATGAAATAATTTAACTTTTCGTCAAGTGATTTTCTTACGACACTCTATTTTATCGACTTTTTGTCATCTGTCAACTTTGTCGTCATCTGACAACTTTGTCGTCTTTTGAAATGAGTGTACGTAGACCTAAAAACCAGTCAAAGCGCAATAAAATAACTGAAGAATCCCCATTTCCGTTTAAATCACTGACGACttctcaacatttttaatgatattactCACTTTTTCGATGCTTTCTGAGGATAATTTAATCTTTAGAAATGACAAAACCAGCAAACTTTCATGGTCTCTAAGCTTTTATCTAACCATTTGAAATCGCGTTGGCCACTTGTATGATGATGATCCCAAATAATTAAGACCACTTTTTAAGTATTTCAaggtagtttttatatttttttaatttaaagaaataattttctcACTTGGAATTCACCGAGATTTTTCTTCGTAACTGGCaggaatatatttaatttaataaataattttacattgaATAAGAAAATGTAGcagaataattttataatgaaactaTAAATTAGATAATACAAGATTCTACAATATTATTAACTAtatattcaaaacattttttatttaattttttcaattcacaGTCAAATTCCCAAGCGTTTCAGCAATGGAGAAGAATCTCTCTGCCATATTAATCAATAATCATACACCGTTATCTACGGCAGGCCCAACTATGGACAATATGATCAATGTTGGGGGCATGCACATTTATCCACCAAACCCACTTCCCACCGAACTTCAGTCGTTCTTGGATGGCGCAGAAAACGGTGCCATCTACTTTAGTTTGGGCAGCCAGGTGGAGAGCAAAGATATGCCGGCGGAAAGATTGCGAATTTTCCTCGATGTATTTCGCAACATGAAACAACGAGTTTTGtggaaatttgaaaatgaaagcaTAATTAATTTACCAGCAAATGTTATGGTgaaaaaatggctgccacaaaGCGATATTCTAGCACATCCTAATGTGCGAGTATTTATAACCCACGGCGGCCAGCTGGGCACGCAGGAAGGTGTGCATTATGCCGTGCCAATGCTGGGACTGCCATTCTATTGTGACCAggtaaaactaataaatataagtaaatattcaaAGGTAACAAAACTCAAACACAAATCTTTGCGTATTCTTTGACCCTCAATAGCACTTGAATTTGAAGAAGGCTGAGTTTGGTGGTTATGCCATTACTTTGGATTTCCACACGCTTACACGTGATGATTTGAAGAATGGTCTGCAGCAGTTGCTTTTCAACTCAACCTATCGTGACACTATCAAACGAATCTCGCGAATTTTCCACGATCGTCCCATGGGTCCACGTGAGACAACGCTCTACTGGATCGAATATGTGATACGGCACAAGGGCGCTCGTCATTTGCGCGCTGCTGGTTTGGATTTGAAATGGTACCAATTCTACTTGGTGGATGTCGTTGTTTCATTAATGGCAGCGGTTATTTTAACGCTGAGCTTGAGTTTTTTGTTAGTGCGCTGGATTTTCCGCAATCTCAGTTGTTGgcaagaaattaaacaaaaaactcaatAATGAatgattttcataaattttaaatattataaaaaaattatgaataggTTTAAATTTAATAGTAgcacaatatttaatttatatttactaataggaaaactttttgcaatttatttgttaCAAAATATTTCAGGAATTTTCTCATTCACAGTGTAAATGTCAATATTGAATACTTAAGGTACAAATGtagaatatatataataatatttactcATTACATCgtcctcttcttaattggcaaaattatcaaataggCGACTTTAACTGAATTTATAGtgacaaagcacgccagtctaTGTTTCTTTCTTCTGCTAATGAcgctaattaaaaatattaaacagaagacttaaatttttttcttcgcaAGAGGACAATTTAATAACtgtttaattaaaatactttaaacacGTTTTTGTGGCATTAGATGTTCCATGATTAATTGTTACCGATGACGCTCTCCGATTGGTTAATGACAATTAACGAATATTATCTGAGCCCAAATGGTGGCTAAACACAATCGTCTTGGAACATAAAATGCCACCTGTGTAAGCATTTtgcctatttattttattcttatattaTGTGAGTGGAATAGTCTGATGATTTTGTGAACTACTCCATAAATTTGAGTCCAATTAACGCATCCCATTCATTGAcattccaaatttcaaaaaatcgatcttTCACAATGCACTTATCATTGCTCATATTATAAATAAGCGAATCCACGAAGCTTACCCTACGCGGATTATCGTTCACCAATTTATCTAATATTTACTAAGTTTGCTAAGGCATTAGATAATCTTCGGCACGATGCTATTTGGGCTGCACTCCGATGTATCCGATGCATCCCCGACAATGCATACCACGACGCAGGCTGCCGAATTCTGCATGAAGGATAATTAAGCGATGCAATTAGCATAAAATCTGGAGTTAAAAAAGGCTACCTGCTCTCTCCAACTCTCTTTAACATAGTCCTAGACGTCATCGTAGGTCAAGTTCTAGTTAATAAGGCTATGTGGACGTATCACTTCAGGTCTCTGCTGATCCTTAAACGACCTCTACTAAGTCGGCGATATTTCCATCCTTGCGCAAAACTACGACGGCATGGTACGAAAATTCGAATCTATATCGACAGTGGCACGGTATAGGGAACTCAATATCAATGTCTCGAAACTGAAGATTATGCGTATAACTACAAGCAGCAACCGTCCATTCCTACTAAACTCAGCACTTATAGGGGAAGTTCAAAGTTTCTGCATTACATCGACTTCTAGCAGCCGTGCCGAAGGCatcgaaaacaaaataaataagccGCAGCGAGCAATAGAAAAACTTCTAGAGCTCCTCACTTCTCACTGTAAGCAGTAGATTTTATCCAATTTCATTTGAACTATACTCGTATCTACAATGTAACTATATAATCATCATAATAAGTATCTTGACAAATGCCAGCACCTCTGTATAGGAGGGAGTTTGTTTGCGATACCTGAGCTCATCAcgcatttttccaattttttctgtgataaaataaatcaatttgagAATGTCACGATATGTGATTTGTATGAGAGGTAATACGCGCCCTTTTACAATACCTAACGCTTTTCGTAATTAATGTAACTGTATGAAGTTTCAGtaggccgctgtagccgaatggttagTGCGGGACGATCATTCGTATGTTTTCAGGTTCGAATCTATAGTATAcctaatgatagaaaaagttgtttccaaTAACTATTGCTCgtcggcagacaatgacaagCCTCTggttgtatttctgccatgaaaaagatcttaaaaaaaaccatctgccgttcggagtggaacaacatcaagacgcacaccacagatAGGAAACCTTAATtatatcatatacatatgtatgtatggtgtaACAACTTCTAACGGGCGCCTCCATTAGCCAGGCATATCTCTTGACcaggcttttgttttttgtaccaAATCTTATGTATGGGTGGAAGTTACCCTCTTTTCTTTGGAAGGCACCTCTCTTAGACGGGCAAAATCTAACTGACGGTAAGTATTCGCCCAAAGGATTTTTcgctgtatacatatacatacatatgaaatttcagtACGCGACATAAGCCGTTCCAAACCAAATCTATTTTCAGTTCGTatttataaagggtatttcaaaagacgcgcctatatgttgttttaaaataaaacttatagaAATGTAGATTTTTTCAGGTTAACATTTTTATCAACCCCTTGCAGTGTCATTTAGCTCAACGAAACTAGGGCCCAAGTGTTACGAGTCAACGCGTGATAAATAAGCCAGACTGATGCGCGAGATGATGTAACAGCAATTATGAGACTCGTGACTAACTTTGGTGGCGTACAGATAGAAACTAACATTAATTCATGACCCAGGCTCGTGATGTTTATGTTTGATTTACGTTTGGTCTAACGATCTATTCACGAGCTTGGTTCATCATATTCATGTTTGggccaaaattttcatcacgagtcagactcgttaaAGCTCGGCAAGGGGTTAAACATAcgactcttaacaattatatgtgaaaaattgtcCACGACGAGCACGCCAAACAGTAAATTGAGAATTTCTAATTGTTGAgcacgtcgagatatcgatattgacgtttgttcagcaacactttaaactacagcagcaatattcaaTACTGTGAGTACTTATTCTACTCTCGagagaaccagtttcttgaaattgtttcaccaacctttgaattatcgactcattcggacgattatttcacCAAAAACATCACGAATTTTGCTATATGTTGTAAAGAACGACCATTTTCATGATAAGTTCAATAGTTTTAACGCGTTGGTCTATCGTGAAGAATTGTACATCTGTccgacaaatgtcaaagatgacaaaaaatggtaccgtctaggaattattcagtactgacatctaggtgtcactaaaaatgaaaaaagtggaAAGACTAAAGATAAATCCAGAATCCAGTGGACGTTGGCACTTCTAATGCTGTCAGGCGCCATTTGACATTTCCATTCAAAAATTGagcatattttaccataaacgaACTCGGCACGTTTTGAAGTGTGAGCCATTTTAGCGCAACTAacagtggctttaaaaattGATATCggcaaaaaaatggaattaaaccgTAAAAAATTGCGTATGAATGTTTTGATGCTGTGAGCAAAATATGTGAGTAGGCCATTAATATGACGcctatcaataaaattttacatgatCACCATAAGGTAAAGAAGTTATGTTCGCGTTGGATctaacacaatttaaaaaatcaatttattgtcaaatgggaaatattttgaaaaataataaaaccagttttcattttccattgctaggccagaaatataaataggaaGCCTCATACAAATGCTTATATCTATTTACATATCtaccttttcaattttttctatttattattcaCTTAGCCTACGCCAAATGCCGGTAGATTTGAAGAACAAGCTTCTGTCATACCCTCAATTTATACACATTAGGGATATTCGTTTAGTCAGTTTGTATTTAAGAGTTTTACTTAGAGCATGGCGATATAATGTAaggtttaagtttaagtttttttaagtttccgTTAAATCTGTTCATTGACTTTTGAAAGATCGCCAATCGATAACAAGTTAGGAAAGTAAAAATACTACAAATCATTATTGAAGAGATGTCTTCTATTTATGGGCGAAGACTCTCGCTTCTCTACCATCTAAGTGATATGCCATATTCCAGCAAGGAAAAGAAGACGATGAGCGCTTAGCCCGACCGCTAGACGAcgcatttttgaaaaagtcgaaAATTCTTTCTGGATGGAGTACCGTTAACAAAGAATCCAATCGCAGAAATGATTGTATAATCATCTATGATACTTTTACAAGTGCTCCACGATTATATTTGTAAGTTTAAGGTAAGGACAAGATGGGTGTCGAGAATGCTAACGCCACTTCAGAAGCAACAGCTCGCCGAATTTCTGGATCTTGAGCGAAATCCTTGACGAACTACCAATGAAATTgcgaaataactgaaaatatctgatcgtaGCCTCCGcctcatactgaaaaatgatctcaaagtaaagccttacaagatccaaaggcGCATTATCTcacacaaaaacagcaacaagtcagacctGAGAGaatgaaggagttgcttcgcttggccgaaagcggtcaattttcaaacattgtgttttctgacgagaaaatttttcaaattgagcatttCGTAAAATCCCAAAATGATGGGGttcatttgaccgaccgttcatacgagaatttgagtcaccgattggccaccaggaggcagcacccgccacagctAATGGTTTGGGCAGctataaccgcagatgggcgctctacAATCAATTTCATCGAATCTGACGTCAAGGTAAAGGCGAAATATTatagggaaagtattctggaggttgctttaaagtcgtgggcagacaaaggtttcggtggcagaccgtgaacgtttcaacaggactcagcaCCTTCCCACAAagttcgagtgaaccaagaatggctaaaaaacatcgTTCCGaatttcataacgtccacacaatggctctcaaactcACCAGCCGCGCATcggatggattattctctttgagctattttggagagcaaggtccgaactaaaagattcacaagtctcgaggcgctgaaaaaaaccaTTGCCTGCAagtaggccaaaatacctgtGAGTCATATTCGGGCAGCTTACGATTCCTTCCTGCaccgtctcaaggtcatagtcgatgcaaaatgtggtcatatcgagcaaaagtgaaTTGATTCCttactttgtattattttcaaacatttgaattttgaattgagtaaacactttgaattgaataaaagtaatttttctaaattaaactaaatgtatggcctttttaattggttacactttgagtaCCGGACCCTGTACTATTGCTACTGAAGACGAAACTTCGATGAGTCTGAGTTGACGCAGAAGTCAATGCGCTGGCATTACAATCGCttgtaaaaatattgactgctgtttgttttttacatGATAAAGGCGCCTTAGTGGTcagttagcaaaaaaaaatatgtgaacaGTTGTACGGTATATGAAAGATTGCTAAcctaaactttaataaaaaaaaggtgaGAATGCGCACATATACTTAATATAAATAGTAtaagacatagcgcagcgaatcaagatccagcggcttcgttggctgggtcatgtcgtccgaatggatacaaacgctccggctttgaaagtattcgatgcggtaccagctggtgatagcagaggaagaggaaggcctcctctgcgttggaaagatcaagtggagaaggacttggcttcacttggtgtgtccaattggcgccggttagcaggagaaagaaacgactggcgcgctttgttaaactcggccaaaatcgacgTAAGAGAATCGAGGAAAAAATTGACTAATAGTCATGAAGTGAATTCGGcctgaataataatttttttaatgtatttagaTCTGAGAAGTGTATTAGCCCTTAAGAAAATATGTCGAAAAGAAAAAGGCTGGCATTTACTTCCATCCGCTTTCTCGTCGTTTCGCCAATCTTTTCGACATCTGCTCGTcaatacttagtcctgccataagttctgttacaagttaagtccgttatagatatgaaattgtaagatttttcaaatgaagttagttttatttaatcatttaaatattattatttttgttttttttaattctcttgcGCAATGgtcacagaatctttctctcaaacactccaagcggatgttgtcatcgcccaagcttctgcgccatacgttagaacgggcatgatgagagtcctgtagagtattagttttgttcgtcgagagaggactttactactcaattgcctacttagtccaaagtagcacttgttggcaagagagattctacgttggatttccaggctgacattattataggtggtaatgctggttcctaagcaTAGggagtcttttacaacctcgaaatcatagctgtcaacagtgacgtggggccgctacgcgagtgcgccgactgtttgtctGGAATGtctcgccttctcacgttagctcactcccgaacgggtgttcggaagctacccaaagGATACTTGTGgtaatcccgggagttgtgagctgcttgaaccatatggagaagaatcgtcctgaccactcccaagtgaatgccGATCAgtactttccccacttgcgtggacttctacatatggaaccatcctccatttgGCCTTTactgcttattataaaatgtaatatcgaatttcgaatacctattttttgaaacctcagtaaaagTCGTTTATGGATtgcctccaactgtttattattagtagccaattgcgcaattaaataagTTATTCCTTCTACTTCTAAAATAGCTATCGTTAATAATagttaaacaaatcaaaaacaccaaaataatttctatgaagaaaaacctttcacaataGTATTCTGCcatatgtatacctatatgTGAATGTACTTTAAGTCCACTTCTTCGACGtccatcatatttgacacttgagaTATTGACAGGAGCAGCAAACAAACCGACAAGGAAGAAGCGCACAAAtgccaaaataaagattccatcactcaaaatcatttcttttaatttagtaaaaaatgtatccaaAAACATATTCGGCTGACTAATTTTACGCCGCCATGTATTAAGGATATTTTAGAATAAATGCCTGaggaaaatttctttgaaagattttattatttcctacaaaatttgaaaaactaaaCCGCAAGACGCCGATATGTATTtagtcaaaataaaatgttctaCAGCATCCATCTCGCTTTTTAATAGCGACACCTCTCATTTTGCAATGATTAACGGATACTCCTAATGTTCATTTGTAAGCAGTTTAGATGAcggaaacataaaaaattacaaattgtaTTATCAACAGGAGAACTTTAGAATTCACCGCGTCAAAGCATATGGTTATAGCTGATATAAATCAGTGATGAAGAGGCAACATATGAAGTaagattctaataaaatgttgtcAGTGAAGTGATGTGGACTTATTCTTAAAAAACCAACcagaaaattaattatataattatacatTACAAAGGCAAcgtttgaatgaaaaataaataaatatagtcaCAGTCTAATACTTTAATATTGAAATTACAAAGAAATGGTAAATTAAGTGCATAGGAGAAGTAATACAaattctcagtttttttttctaaaaaaatataaacaaaatcagTTTGGAAAAAGCGATAAATGTGTATTTATTAAAGTGAATAATTAAAAGAGAGTGAAAATTCGTTGCAAAACAGCTACAAGTGCTAAGAGCAGTAAAAACCGACTCAATACAGCGATTTGGGTGTTTAAAACCAGATCGAATGGGATTTAGATAATTAACGATGAAGGCTTTCGGATAGCTTCTGCGTACACATAAGACATTACCTTTTAAGGATGAATGCATTTTAATTCAATGTGCCAATTCAGGAAAATAGTGGTTGACAGTTGAAATATgatttttagtcaaaaagtCGGACAATGAGATTTAGTGGAACCGAGCATGCATACACTTATCGGTCGTAGCCCACATTTTCaccatgtttttttattttttttgcaggGCTTCATTCCCATTTCTAAAGCAAATTTTGACCACCTTTGGTGAACTTATGATCAGATCTGCGGTGACTGTAAATGTCTGTATGCCATCAACCTCATGAATCTTCTTAAATCACTGATCACTCATGGATCCTGGATCCATAAAGAAATCATAGCCATAAACTTTTGTTAATACTATCATATTTTGACACTACATATATCATTGGCAAAGGCCCCCTCTGTAGTCAAGTGTATTTGTGGATGTCGCCATTCGTTTTGAAATGACAAATGGTTGAATTTTTTAGActcgaaaaatttgaaaataaccaACGAAAGAACGCGCGAACGACTTTTCTACAGCGGCCGTCTTCTTTTATGTAAATATCTTACCTAAAGAGAATTACtgatgttttaaataattttgattagAATCTCTCTAGAGCTTAAACTATGTACCAGAACTGTAAGAAAATCAGCTCATTTTGTGGAGGTGTCACCAACTCAGTTTCCAGCTATGACTTGCCCATGGACTAAAAGCAGGCTGCTAACAATTACAAAAGGATATTCGTcctaatcaaattaaatttacatgCTTAAGGGTATTACATAAAAACAGTTAAATTGTTACAATTGCTTTTGAGCACTTAACAAGCGCATGATATTTAAGTTTAACTAAACGGTGTTGTCGTCATAAAACACTTGAACTTTTAGTGAAATATTATTGATGTTTAACCCGTTCACGCTTTCGCATAATCTAAAAGCGattgaacaaaatgtaaaatgtttattaaGGTTTGTTCA
The sequence above is drawn from the Anastrepha obliqua isolate idAnaObli1 chromosome 4, idAnaObli1_1.0, whole genome shotgun sequence genome and encodes:
- the LOC129244858 gene encoding UDP-glycosyltransferase UGT4-like, with amino-acid sequence MHSKTLLTLLVLAALLASAPSIDGAKILAVYAYPGKSHFMMHRVLISELVKNGHEVTMITAYTMTSLNLGSNYTEILIEPVYDYLKDIQTSSGVNSIFDMSKDVSGFLIMIKSLCIASTEHALKQPKVQAIINAKQTEGVYDLLLVEQFYQEAFLVLAHIYNIPVISTATFAKEHYMSQMFGLITPWSYVPHGSLPLTDQMSFWERVQNVYNSLYTDFNREFQYFPMVDAMVEKYFGHLPIKFPSVSAMEKNLSAILINNHTPLSTAGPTMDNMINVGGMHIYPPNPLPTELQSFLDGAENGAIYFSLGSQVESKDMPAERLRIFLDVFRNMKQRVLWKFENESIINLPANVMVKKWLPQSDILAHPNVRVFITHGGQLGTQEGVHYAVPMLGLPFYCDQHLNLKKAEFGGYAITLDFHTLTRDDLKNGLQQLLFNSTYRDTIKRISRIFHDRPMGPRETTLYWIEYVIRHKGARHLRAAGLDLKWYQFYLVDVVVSLMAAVILTLSLSFLLVRWIFRNLSCWQEIKQKTQ